In the Oscillospiraceae bacterium genome, AGATCCTTACGCTTGAATAAACCAATATCTTCAATTCTCTGGCCAAATAACGGTATATTAGGAATTTCAATAAAATTAATAGTGCCGTTTGCTTCATACTTTCGAAGATAAAGAGTTTCTTCACCATTATACCAAACACCCAAAACAGCTTTCGAAAGTCTCATGTAATCTTCAAGCTGTGATCTGCCGTCTTTACGACTCTTTTTCTTGCATTCAACTACCATAAAGAGGTTGTCATCAGTGTGAATATTATCTGAAAAAACAGCAATATCAACAGGATACTCTTTTTTGACATCAGAAGGTCTAACCTTAACATGCCACTGGGGTCTTGTTTGAATATGGCTAATGGGATATCCATAGTCCTCATATAGCTTTTTTGCAAACGGTTGTACCGCTTGCGTTTCTTCAGGGGTTGCTTTGAGTTCTTGACCAGATATGTAATCAGTCAGATATCCCTCTCTTATCTTTTCCATAATTTTCCTCCAAAATTGTTTGTTCATTTATGCTGTTTCGTATGTCCTTTATCATACTAGGATGTGTGTTAATCCAGCGAGCAATATCTGCAGGGACTTCGCCTCTGTCTTTGGCAGCTAGATCAAAAAAAAGAGTTCGTGCGTCTCCATCTGTCCCTAATATTTCTATTGACTTAAATTGGAGTTCAGGAGGAGGAGGACTAACTCTTCCAGATAGAATGTCATAAAAATATGGCTTCGTTATTCCTAAAGAGGTGTAAAACTGAGTTTGCGTCATACCAGCTTGCTTTATTAAAGTTCGGAGGTAATCTCCAAAAGATAGATCATTCACAAATGTTCACTTCCATCTTTTAATAGTATGTGTGTATACATACTAACATACTATTTCTTGTTTTTCAATAGGTTATAGGAGTAGTTTCAAGGTATAAAAGTCAAGTATAGTAAATCTATCAGTTTCTCGATTTGTTCTTTTTCCGATAGCGGAATATCCGTCGGCTTGTCTTATTTGAAAAATCCGGCAATAACAGACCGAAATCCGTTCAAATGGTAGCGAAGGGCAAGATTCGCCTGGAGTAACTCAAAATTCACGTTGTGAATTTTTCGTTTCCGGCAATCTTGATGGGGATGCGCTCCCCATGCCCTCGCGGACAGCAATATGAATTGCAGTCATTGGTTCGACGAGAATCGTCTCGCAGCCGTGATGCTCTGCACCACGGGATGAGGTCTTCCACCTCAAACGCTGGAACCCTGTTTGTCAAAGAAGTCGAGAATCGACTTTTCTGACAGACAGGGATTTTTTGTTTTGCGCTTTTCCAAGATGTTCTCTATTCTGACCAGCACAGGCAGTACCAGCGGATGCTCCGCGAAAAGGGCATCCGGCAGAGCATGAGCCGGAAAGGAAACTGTCTGGACAATGCGGTGATAGAAAACTTCTTCGGGCTGCTCAAAAGTGAACTGCTGTATTTGCAGGAATTCCGTTCCATGGAGCACTTCAAACAGGAGCTTGTTGCATATCTGGATTACTACAACAACCACCGCATCAAGGCAAAACTGAAGGGCTTGCCGCCTGCAATTCACAGACAGCAAGCCCTTTCGGCTGCTTGAACAATTTTTGCTTCAAATTATTGTCTAACTTTTTGGGGGCACTTCATTGCTCTGAGGGATTTTCTAATATATGATAGCACTCGCCATATCACTACAGACTATTTTTTGAAGTGCTTTGCCTTAATAGTTTTCAATTCCTAATGTAGCGTAAAAAACATCTTTTTTAAACACATCAAGACCGCCTATATCTCTTTTGTTGTAATAGATAACATATCCCGCATAAAGGTCTTTGTAGCTCCCTGCGTTCTTAACTTCGCCACTTTTAAATGAATCAATCTTTCCGTCATCGCCACAATATATCCCGGTATACCCATTGCCGTTATCGTATACCGTCCACATCACTGCGCCGTTTTCGTCGATGAACGAGTAAAAATAGGCATCATTTAATGCCGTGAGCCCCTTCTCTAACGCAGGGACTTCCGAAAGATGAATTATCTCTTCGTAGTGCTCTTTTAAATCGCCCAAGTCTCCGGTAGATGTGTTACCACCATTGTCTGAATATTTTCCTGTTTTAGAAGCAATCGTCAGCGGCTTACCAATACTTTTTTGCCGTTGAAACGAATTATTGAGACCGTATATCGTAGACATCTCAGTCTGCACAGCCTGCGTCAACGCTCGCGTTTCTGCCACGACCTGACTCTTTCTGGCCTTGTCAATGTACCCGGTAAGTGCCGGAATCAGCAGTGCTGCAAGAATAGCCAGAATCACCAGTACAACAATGAGCTCGACCAGCGTAAACCCGCGTTTCGAATTTTTCTTCGCCATAGAATCGACATCCTTTCGGTACATTTGATGTATTATAACATATCTTTGCAAAAAAGTCTATTCTTCTTCTTGAGGTTGTAAATACAAAACAGCCTCTACGGGAGTAGCCGACATTAGTAAACATCATACTCCTATATGAATGACAACACATGGCACTATGCGGTCTCGGACACAGAGGTCCTGCAGCCGACCCAAATCGAGGAGATGGCGGTCAAAACGTCCGAAAACAACTGGGACCTGACATTGTTTACCTGTACCACGACTGGCCAGGCACGGTATGCGCTACGCTGTGTCCGCACAGACGAGTAAGCATTATTCATAGTCATCGCTTCCAAAACACAAAAGTATTTCCGCTACACAATCCATAGATACACAACAGCGCGCCCCGCCTTGCGGCGGGGCGCGCTGTTGTGTATCTATGCGGAAAATTAAGAGATTTCCTTTTTGCCATCGTAGCTTTTGGCTTTGGTGGGGGCTTTCAGCAGCTTACGGGTGTACTGGTAAACAATTTGCAGCAGCACATACCAGCAAAAAATCGGATGCATCAGGTAAATCGGGTTTTTGCGGGAGATGGCAAGCCCAATGCCATCGGCGAGCGCGGGAAGAATAAACCCGGTGTACGGCACAAACAGCAACGCCTTTTTGCCGATGCCTGGCTGGAAGCGCTCGCGCCCGGCGTAGCCGGCGTTGTCTTCTTTGGCTTTGTTGACGTTATTCCACACGCGGTAGCGCAGCTTGGGCCAGTAAGCTTTCAGTGAATCGGCCGAGTAGTGCAGCAGCGGGTCGTTTTTGACGACCAGCAGTTGGGTGTCACCCTGGGCGCGCATGATGTAAAAGGCGTGGACCAGTTCGGTCTCGTCCTGCATGCAGAACGAAAAATATTCTTTATCGATCATTGTACCTGCGCAGACCAGCTCAATCAGCGGGAAACGGTGCAGCTCTTGGAACGAGACACAGAGTGTGTGCTCGTCCTCCCAACGGACGTCGTAAAAGTCCCGCAGGTTTTTCTCAAAAAAGCCGTAGCTTTTGGAAAAACGGTAGATGAACAGGGAATAGGGGTCGCCGAACTCGGAAATATATTGGTTCAGCAGCGGATAATCGTCGGGACGCAGATAGCCGCCGCACAGCGCGGCCTTGCATTCGGGGTGGGCCTGCAAGGCCTGCACCTTGTGCAGAATACTGTCCGGGTTGACCATGACCTCATCGTGGTCCAGCGTCAGCACATAGCGCCCCCTGGCGGCCTGCATGCCCAACAGTTTAGCGTGCACAGGCTCGGTTCTGGGATTGTGGATGACCCGGCCGCCGTAACGTTCAATCAAGGCATAGGTGCCGTCGGTGCTGCCGCCATCCACAGCCAACAGGTCCAGCTTGTCCTGGGGGTAACTCTGCTTTTTAATACCTTCCAGCGTGCGGGGCAAAATCTTTTCCGAGTTGAATGTGGCAATCAGGATCGTTACAACAGGCAGGGATTCGGGTGTAGTGTTCATAGAGGCTTCTTTCTTTGTCGGTTCAGCTCTTCATAAGCGCAGTGGCAATCATCCGGGCAGGGGACTGCGCGGGTACGATGGGCGGGCGCTGGTAGTCGGGATAGTGGACAATAAAATCATCCACGACCTGCATGCTCTCCTGGTACATGACCACATTCTGGCCAAGGCCGTCGCTGCGCTCGGTATGAGTGCGCAGAATTAAGCAGGGTTTGCCCATGTAACTCAACTCTTCCTGGTTACTGCCACCATCCGTAATGACAAACGCCGCGCCCTCCAGCAGTTTCATGAAATCAAAATACTCCACACGGGGTAAGGCGGTCACGTGTGCATTTTGCTTTACAGTGTCCAGTAGCCCCATCTCCTGCAGCGTTACTTCAGTAGGCTTATGCAGGATCATCACACAGTGCATGCTTTCAGCCTGTTGCAGCGCGCGGGACAGCATATCGCGCACCAACGTTTTGTTGGCAAGATTCTCCTGCCGGTGCATGACAAACACAAAGTAAGGAGCGCTCTGCAATTCTGCGATAACTGGGTCCTTGCAGGGAATCGTGCGGGAGTAGGCAAGGCTGTCGGCAATCGTATTATAAGTGGTGTTTACCACAAGCCCCTTGGCCTTGCTCAGGTTAGCAGCAGCCTCCTGGCCGGGGGCAAAGTGTAGCCGTACACAGCGGCTGGTCAGTACACGGTCAATTTCTTCGGGAAAGGGATTCAGCCAGTTGTGGCTGCGCAGGCCGGCCTCTACATGGGCCACACGCATGCCGAAGTGCTTTGCTAGGTACGCACCCATAACGGTGGAAACGGTATCACCGTGTACGACCATCGTAGCGCCGCGCAGGGTATCTCTGCCGAAATGCGCGGGAATGGCCTTTTTCCCTTTGTGCCAGGTGGCAGCAAACCACTGCATCAACCCGGCAGCCGACTTTTTAATGTCGCTTTCCTTGCTCAGCTCCAAATCCACATGGCCGCCGTTGAGGGCGCGCAGAATGGTGCTTTTTACAATATCGTTCTGCCCAGATGCGATGATATGATAGGGAACCTGCTGCGCCTGCAATTGCAGCATTACAGGAAAAAGCTTGATCAGTTCGGCCTCCGTGCCGATGAAAAAATAAATACCTGACTGTGCCATAGATTAAGACCTTTCCAGCGTATCTGCTTTATCATAGTAATGCAGAATGTGCAAACGATAAAAAATTGCCAGCGTATCGACAAACATATTGCGAATGTCCTGATATCCGATCCGCCCGAAAGAAGCCCGGTGGAACACTACCTCAATCGGTGCGGAAGTGATTTTATATCCGCGTGCATTGATGATAGCCAAAACCTCAATATCAAACGCAAAACGCTTGACCAGGATCTGCCGCATGACCGGCTTGATGACCTCGGCCTTAAACAGCTTCAGGCCGGTCTGGGTGTCCCGCACGTTCAAGCGGAAAAGAATTAACAGCAGAATATAATAACCCCAGCTGTACACGCGCCGGATGGCCGGGTAATCGACCTTGGATTCCGGGTGCATCTTGCTGCCAATGACAACATCAGCATTTTCCCGCTGCATACGATCGATAAAGTCTGCCAGCTGTTCGGGCGCTAAATCCAAATCGGCATCACAGAAAGCAATATAGTCACCCGTGGCGTGGGCCGTGCCCTCGCGCAGCGCGCCGCCCTTGCCCTGGTTGGGCTGGTAGCTGATGCAGCAGATCTTCGGATTCTCGGCTGCGGCGCGCTCGATCTCCGCTTTGGTGCGGTCGCTGCTGCCGTCGTCGATGACCAGCAATTCATAGTCATCCGCCAGCGGGCAGATCTGCCGCGCAGCTTCCAGCGCGTTTTCGTAGATGATGGTTTCCTCATTATAAGCAGGCATCAGTACGGAAAGCTTGCCTGACAGTTTTGCCATGGGGTACCTCCTGGCATACAGCGACGTTTTACTTCTTCTGGCTGTGATGGTACAGCCAGTTCTGAATTTTAACGATCAACGAGGGATTCAGGTTAAAAATAATCGACTTTGCCTTGATGACAAATGTGTCTTTAAACCCCATAAAAGGGCGATGACTGGTGTCGATATTTAGCCCATTCTGAGCAGCAAAAGAACGTACGCACAGCTGCCACTTGCCGCGCTGTACAGACCCGGCCGGATGGATACGCTGATACTGGCTGTCTTTACAGGTAAGTACTGTATAAGAGTAGGTTTCAGGGGAAAAAGACTTCACCCGCTCAAAGTTCCAGGCATCGGCATCTTCAGCACAGGCAATGCAGAGAAACTCCTTGCGCCAGACGGAAGGCCCGGCAGCCAGGCGGTACTGAGTGCCTGCGGGAATTTCTCGATAGCCGCCGTCTTTACTCCAAATCGGCATTGTGGGGGTGAGATAATCCAAATACACAACGCCAACCTCTTTGTGCTGACGCAGCAAAGTCACATCAGCAACGATCTTCTCCTGGTCGATTTTTCCGGCAAGCCAGTGGTCTTCCAGTGTGATGAAGATGTATTCTTCCTGAATTTGCGCACAAACTTCCCGCAGGCGGCCTGTCCACGAGGGGTTGGGGCTGTGCAGGGCACGGCTATATACCGTCCCTGCCTCCGGCTCGCCGCTCTCGGTACACAGGTATACCGGGTAGGGACAGTCCGGCCAGAACTTGCGCATACAGTCCGAAAACGGCGTCCAGCAATCGGCATATTTATCACAGGAGACAACAAGGATACACATATCCTGCATCATTCGTATTCCATCCTTCCTTGGGGCTTAGTAGGGAAAAAGCCTTACCACCAGCACGCCGTTATACCAAGTCCAGCAGTTTTGTGCAGGGAACGCTTCCAGCTCGTTCAGCGCGGCGGTCAGGCTGTCCGCGTCGGCGGTGTAACCCTGCTCCTGCAAAGTCTTGGCGACATCGGCAGGCATAAAGGAAGAATCGCTGGCGTTCAGCAGGTTCATATCCGCTTTCAAATGCTGGTTGATGTAGCGTTCCGCCACAAACGGCGCGCTGTAGGACTGTTCCCAGTAATAGTCACCGCCGATGCCGGCCACATCGCCCGCGGGCTCGTAGGCTTTCTGGCCGGGGAAATAGGTTGTCTGGTATCCGGCCAGAACTACCGGAGTGACGCCTTTTTCGTACCCGGGCACAGACTCGATGCGGTCCACCAGGCGGGTGGAGTCAGCAATCGTCATCTCGTACCGCGCATATGCCTTGGTATAGCACAGATTCGCCAGCCGGATGCCGCACAAAACAGTCAGCCCGGCTACCACGCAGGCCAGCAGAGAATAACCCCACCGCAGCAGCCTTTCCCAATCTTTGCGCAGGTCGTCCCGGCGGTAAAGCTGCTCAACGGCCATCACGAAAAACAGCCATGGCGTCAGGTAGGAGAAGGTCATCAAGGTGTGTACCCACTTGGCAACAATGCCAATGGCATTCATGGCCAGCGGCAGGCAGACAATGTCTGCCACCAGCAAAAACAGCCCCAGAGGGCGTTTCCACAGCTGCTGTTTTACCAGCAGCCAGACGACCAGCACAGCCGACAGCGCCGCGCAGAGCAGAAACAGCGAGTACATGACCCGCTCGCCATGGAAATAGGTGTTGTAGGTGCCGGGCAAAAAGAAGGTGAACACCTGCTGCAACGAGGTGACGATGTTGCCCACATAATCAGTCGCAGCCTGGGCCTGGGCATCCTGCACGCGGCCCGCCGTGTTGTTAGCGGTGATCAGATTGCAGATCAGCGTCGTGCCGATCATCGAGCCGCCGAACAAAAATAGCA is a window encoding:
- a CDS encoding helix-turn-helix domain-containing protein — protein: MNDLSFGDYLRTLIKQAGMTQTQFYTSLGITKPYFYDILSGRVSPPPPELQFKSIEILGTDGDARTLFFDLAAKDRGEVPADIARWINTHPSMIKDIRNSINEQTILEENYGKDKRGISD
- a CDS encoding prepilin-type N-terminal cleavage/methylation domain-containing protein, which codes for MAKKNSKRGFTLVELIVVLVILAILAALLIPALTGYIDKARKSQVVAETRALTQAVQTEMSTIYGLNNSFQRQKSIGKPLTIASKTGKYSDNGGNTSTGDLGDLKEHYEEIIHLSEVPALEKGLTALNDAYFYSFIDENGAVMWTVYDNGNGYTGIYCGDDGKIDSFKSGEVKNAGSYKDLYAGYVIYYNKRDIGGLDVFKKDVFYATLGIENY
- a CDS encoding glycosyltransferase — protein: MNTTPESLPVVTILIATFNSEKILPRTLEGIKKQSYPQDKLDLLAVDGGSTDGTYALIERYGGRVIHNPRTEPVHAKLLGMQAARGRYVLTLDHDEVMVNPDSILHKVQALQAHPECKAALCGGYLRPDDYPLLNQYISEFGDPYSLFIYRFSKSYGFFEKNLRDFYDVRWEDEHTLCVSFQELHRFPLIELVCAGTMIDKEYFSFCMQDETELVHAFYIMRAQGDTQLLVVKNDPLLHYSADSLKAYWPKLRYRVWNNVNKAKEDNAGYAGRERFQPGIGKKALLFVPYTGFILPALADGIGLAISRKNPIYLMHPIFCWYVLLQIVYQYTRKLLKAPTKAKSYDGKKEIS
- a CDS encoding UDP-N-acetylglucosamine 2-epimerase: MAQSGIYFFIGTEAELIKLFPVMLQLQAQQVPYHIIASGQNDIVKSTILRALNGGHVDLELSKESDIKKSAAGLMQWFAATWHKGKKAIPAHFGRDTLRGATMVVHGDTVSTVMGAYLAKHFGMRVAHVEAGLRSHNWLNPFPEEIDRVLTSRCVRLHFAPGQEAAANLSKAKGLVVNTTYNTIADSLAYSRTIPCKDPVIAELQSAPYFVFVMHRQENLANKTLVRDMLSRALQQAESMHCVMILHKPTEVTLQEMGLLDTVKQNAHVTALPRVEYFDFMKLLEGAAFVITDGGSNQEELSYMGKPCLILRTHTERSDGLGQNVVMYQESMQVVDDFIVHYPDYQRPPIVPAQSPARMIATALMKS
- a CDS encoding glycosyltransferase family 2 protein, yielding MAKLSGKLSVLMPAYNEETIIYENALEAARQICPLADDYELLVIDDGSSDRTKAEIERAAAENPKICCISYQPNQGKGGALREGTAHATGDYIAFCDADLDLAPEQLADFIDRMQRENADVVIGSKMHPESKVDYPAIRRVYSWGYYILLLILFRLNVRDTQTGLKLFKAEVIKPVMRQILVKRFAFDIEVLAIINARGYKITSAPIEVVFHRASFGRIGYQDIRNMFVDTLAIFYRLHILHYYDKADTLERS
- a CDS encoding glucosyltransferase domain-containing protein, yielding MENLRSKPFWDRSPLESLADGYKKLPRNFKLCMLATFIIGLAAHMYCYTNMLTGADDSALFTQGFSWADGASGTRWLIKLYWDLLGTIRTPWLLGVVTLALYGAAAWFVCEALGITSRAGVVLVSGLMVTCPTMISSNFYLTSAHIYAGALLFACMAAYAYEKWRHGWIAAFVFMLLSEGSYAAYVGMTLSLFFLCSLKKLLFNEKGDDKHNLARHFGMLFLFGGSMIGTTLICNLITANNTAGRVQDAQAQAATDYVGNIVTSLQQVFTFFLPGTYNTYFHGERVMYSLFLLCAALSAVLVVWLLVKQQLWKRPLGLFLLVADIVCLPLAMNAIGIVAKWVHTLMTFSYLTPWLFFVMAVEQLYRRDDLRKDWERLLRWGYSLLACVVAGLTVLCGIRLANLCYTKAYARYEMTIADSTRLVDRIESVPGYEKGVTPVVLAGYQTTYFPGQKAYEPAGDVAGIGGDYYWEQSYSAPFVAERYINQHLKADMNLLNASDSSFMPADVAKTLQEQGYTADADSLTAALNELEAFPAQNCWTWYNGVLVVRLFPY